From the genome of Variovorax sp. RA8, one region includes:
- a CDS encoding GMC family oxidoreductase: MPFEEEFDYIVVGAGSAGCVLAGRLSEDPATRVLLLEAGPADNSLWIHLPIGYGKTMWSSTYNWRFETDPDPNMNGRRIYWPRGKTLGGSSSINGLIYIRGQREDYDHWAALGNTGWGYDDVLPYFIKSEGNQRGANAFHGGDGPLKVSDIGAEHELIEAFIEGAQQIGPLSVKRTDDFNGADQEGAGYYQLTTHQGWRCSTAKAYLGPAKGRGNLRIATEALATGLVFEGRRAVGVRYTHAGVAKTARCRAEVLLCAGAIQSPQLLQLSGIGPRALLEQRGVPLVHELPGVGENLQDHLQIRLGYECTKPITTNDQLNSWIGQAKMGLEWLMHRTGPLAVGINQGGCFMRAQTDASGQPVASTPDIQFHVATLSADMAGGKVHPWSGFTLSICQLRPESRGHIRIRSRDPAEPPEMQPNYLSTERDRATAVAGVKAARAIAASPAMQPYVRREVKPGPDATSDADLLEFCRNNGATIFHPSGTCRMGSDPLAVVDARLRVHGVGGLRVVDCSVMPTLVSGNTNAAAVMMAEKAVDLIREDATALAR; encoded by the coding sequence TCGTGGGTGCCGGCTCGGCCGGCTGCGTGCTGGCCGGGCGGCTCAGCGAAGACCCGGCGACGCGGGTGCTGCTGCTGGAGGCGGGGCCGGCCGACAACTCGCTCTGGATCCACCTGCCCATCGGCTACGGCAAGACGATGTGGAGCTCTACCTACAACTGGCGCTTCGAGACCGACCCGGACCCGAACATGAACGGCCGGCGCATCTATTGGCCGCGCGGCAAGACGCTGGGCGGCTCCAGCTCGATCAACGGCCTGATCTACATCCGCGGCCAGCGCGAGGACTACGACCACTGGGCCGCGCTGGGCAACACGGGCTGGGGCTATGACGACGTGCTGCCCTACTTCATCAAGTCCGAAGGCAACCAGCGCGGTGCCAATGCGTTCCATGGCGGGGACGGCCCGCTCAAGGTCTCGGACATCGGCGCGGAGCACGAGCTGATCGAGGCCTTCATCGAGGGCGCGCAGCAGATCGGCCCGCTCAGCGTGAAGCGCACCGACGACTTCAACGGCGCCGACCAGGAGGGCGCCGGCTACTACCAGCTCACCACCCACCAGGGCTGGCGCTGCAGCACGGCCAAGGCCTATCTCGGGCCGGCGAAGGGTCGCGGCAACCTTCGCATCGCGACCGAGGCGCTGGCCACCGGCCTGGTGTTCGAGGGCCGCCGCGCGGTCGGCGTACGCTACACGCATGCCGGCGTGGCGAAGACCGCGCGCTGCCGCGCGGAGGTGCTGCTGTGCGCCGGCGCTATCCAGTCTCCGCAGTTGCTGCAGCTCTCGGGCATCGGGCCGCGGGCGCTACTGGAGCAGCGCGGCGTGCCGCTGGTGCACGAGCTGCCGGGCGTGGGCGAGAACCTGCAGGACCACCTGCAGATCCGCCTCGGCTACGAGTGCACCAAGCCGATCACCACCAACGACCAGCTCAACTCCTGGATCGGCCAGGCCAAAATGGGCCTCGAATGGCTGATGCATCGCACCGGCCCGCTGGCAGTAGGCATCAACCAGGGCGGCTGCTTCATGCGCGCGCAGACCGATGCAAGCGGGCAGCCGGTGGCAAGCACACCCGACATCCAGTTCCACGTGGCCACGCTGTCCGCCGACATGGCGGGTGGCAAGGTGCATCCCTGGTCGGGCTTCACGCTGTCGATCTGCCAACTGCGGCCGGAGTCGCGCGGCCACATCCGCATCCGCTCCCGTGACCCGGCGGAGCCCCCGGAGATGCAACCCAACTACCTGTCGACGGAGCGGGACCGCGCGACCGCGGTGGCCGGCGTGAAGGCGGCGCGCGCCATCGCGGCCTCGCCGGCGATGCAGCCCTACGTCAGGCGCGAGGTCAAGCCGGGGCCGGACGCGACGAGCGACGCCGACCTGCTCGAGTTCTGCCGCAACAACGGCGCCACCATCTTCCACCCGAGCGGCACCTGCCGCATGGGCAGCGACCCGCTGGCCGTGGTCGATGCGCGCCTGCGCGTGCACGGCGTCGGCGGCCTGCGCGTGGTCGACTGCTCGGTCATGCCCACGCTGGTCTCGGGCAATACC